A portion of the Toxoplasma gondii ME49 chromosome VIIb, whole genome shotgun sequence genome contains these proteins:
- a CDS encoding hypothetical protein (encoded by transcript TGME49_263120~Predicted trans-membrane domain (TMHMM2.0):4-23), translating to MGRHGFGICFFFSSFFFLFFSHLRSLQVSAGVRLRSFSGRNVEVLPLSPLRWTQALLPSSLARGVAVRVHAAPECVAFAECPAWITEKGTTDQARSGLSPLSPFPSSSSSFSSSLRSSPSSPSSSSSSSSSSVLFSSVATAVHRPGDLLAALESLCREANSHVSSDEFSSRPRASMSSFLPPLHASTSLGGSRGPERKGRRNEQGCIFGNRSLFASRMHVSETERVRRRGNVTPTDHLPQRLSFGASSSPPLPFSAFFLRASASPLSRPAVRFLPPASSSFSSSRLFSSTASSSAQNAAGEKRETGDEGEEDVRWRGQVRYADPLRDALEGRETAAEREQATLFSNDVFFEFCGSLGDDESLQEAADKALRRKKTMRRHFDDMLAYGRRLCAKQSAKREEEASASDAKGELSGEKSGDRDEQEDEAPLGERGRVHAGREERGEGRGRVSRHKAGSDKDGGRPASRREGEGLSEKIRRIGGEVQAESQNRKREEQAGDQGGEQEETQVSSNSHHPGTRRNSGAQRGKELKGVPFRTSEKNCREQGKTESSASPHLTDASSSSFSSSGPSSSHNAFGTWFELHEAQVGHFMKRTRARAWGEKLRIGDKDVTLVSEAWGRSPSAQAKREQGERISRQKPALRLPEVDEKAGDGGVLFDDEDDQDLPDIVQSPNRAAWLEETWIEGGDSYTRSSSSASSSSSSSSSSQCLDGLDFFGAAGGWRSCRHTAEEVDSAMDAMVEETEGSARRELFDAFDEISEKDEAIKQLLDSRPRRQTRAACGVFGESEETANGEATAADLAQGDNSLWVEKEGLVWGEGGATEAGCALNADSKVEDASCWQSRCGEEEGQEGRARGRVDENHSVDPKSGGVDVWQIVAQATETERPDSGFWES from the coding sequence ATGGGGAGACACGGCTTTGgcatttgtttcttcttctcctctttcttcttcctcttcttctcgcaccTGAGGTCTCTTCAGGTCAGCGCTGGAGTCCGGTTGAGAAGCTTCTCAGGCAGAAATGTGGaagttcttcctctctctccacttcggTGGACGcaggcgcttcttccttcctctctcgctcgcggcGTCGCCGTTCGAGTCCATGCCGCGCCAGAGTGTGTAGCCTTTGCAGAATGCCCTGCTTGGATCACGGAAAAAGGAACAACGGACCAAGCGCGGAGTgggctgtctcctctctctccgttcccttcttcttcatcttctttctcgtcttctctccgttcctctccctcttctccctcttcttcttcttcttcctcttcttcgtcggtcCTGTTCTCCTCCGTTGCCACAGCTGTGCATCGTCCAGGGGATTTGCTGGCAGCACTCGAGAGTCTGTGTCGAGAGGCGAATTCTCATGTTTCCTCCGATGAGTTTTCCAGTCGACCCAGAGCCTcgatgtcttcttttctcccgccgctgcatgcgtctacATCTCTCGGGGGCTCCCGCGGaccggagaggaaagggcgTCGCAACGAACAGGGATGCATTTTTGGAAATCGGTCTCTGTTTGCTtctcgcatgcatgtatcagagacagaacgcgtcaggaggagagggaacGTCACGCCTACTGATCACCTTCCACAACGTCTCTCTTTTGgtgcgtcgtcttccccgcctctgcctttttctgccttctttctccgcgcttctgcctctcctctctctcgacctgctgttcgttttctgccgCCTGCGagctcctccttttcttcgtcgcggctgttttcttcgactgcgtcttcttctgcccaAAACGccgcaggagagaagagagagacaggggatgagggagaggaagacgtaCGCTGGAGAGGGCAAGTGCGTTACGCCGACCCTCTGCGAGACGCATTGGAAGGCCGCGAGACGGCGGCGGAGCGAGAACAAGCGACTTTGTTCAGCAACGACGTTTTCTTCGAGTTCTGCGGAAGCCTGGGGGACGACGAAAGCCTCCAGGAGGCGGCGGACAAGGCCCTtcgaaggaaaaagacgatGCGGAGGCACTTCGACGACATGCTCGCGTACGGAAGAAGACTGTGCGCGAAACAAAGcgcgaaacgcgaagaagaggcttctGCTTCCGACGCAAAAGGCGAactctctggagagaagagcggagacagagacgagcaAGAGGACGAGGCACCACTCGGGGAACGAGGTCGAGTCCACgcaggaagggaagaacgcGGCGAAGGTCGCGGCCGAGTGAGCAGACACAAGGCAGGCTCGGATAAGGATGGCGGACGCCCCGCATCccgaagagaaggcgaaggcctGTCGGAGAAGATCCGCCGGATCGGAGGAGAAGTCCAGGCTGAATCtcaaaacagaaagagagaagaacaagccGGCGACCAGGgaggagagcaagaagagaccCAAGTTTCGTCGAATTCTCACCACCCAGGAACACGGCGGAACTCGGGCGCACAGAGGGGAAAAGAGTTGAAAGGCGTCCCCTTTCGGACATCCGAAAAAAACTGTCGCGAACAAGGAAAAACCGAATCGTCCGCGTCTCCACATTTGACGGACGCTTCTTCatcgtcgttctcttcttctggtccgtcgtcttctcatAACGCATTTGGGACCTGGTTTGAACTCCACGAAGCGCAGGTGGGTCACTTCATGAAACGCACGCGCGCGAGAGCTTGGGGAGAGAAACTGAGGATTGGAGACAAGGATGTGACGCTGGTGTCTGAGGCCTGGGGTCGTTCTCCGAGTGCGCAAGCAAAGCGCGAACAAGGAGAGCGAATATCGAGACAAAAACCTGCGCTTCGCCTCCCGGAAGTGGACGAGAAGGCAGGTGACGGCGGCGTTTTGTTCGACGATGAAGACGACCAGGACTTGCCAGACATTGTTCAGTCTCCAAACAGAGCAGCGTGGCTTGAGGAAACCTGGATCGAAGGAGGAGACTCTTACACACGttcatcttcttccgcttcttcctcctcttcttcttcctcttcttcacagtGCCTGGATGGCTTGGACTTCTTCGGCGCCGCCGGCGGGTGGCGCAGCTGCCGCCACACCGcagaagaagtcgacagCGCTATGGACGCGATGGTTGAGGAGACTGAGGGGAGTGCGCGCCGGGAACTGTTCGACGCCTTTGATGAAATTTCAGAAAAAGATGAAGCGATCAAGCAGTTGCTCGACAGCCGACCCAGACGCCAGACGCGTGCGGCTTGTGGGGTCTttggagagagcgaagaaaccgCAAACGGAGAAGCAACAGCGGCAGATCTCGCCCAGGGGGATAACTCCCTCTgggtggagaaagaaggcctTGTGTGGGGAGAAGGGggagcgacagaggcagGTTGTGCACTCAACGCGGACAGCAAGGTCGAGGATGCAAGTTGCTGGCAGAGCCGCTGtggggaggaagagggacaggaaggaagagcgcGCGGGAGAGTGGACGAAAATCACTCGGTGGACCCCAAGTCGGGAGGTGTCGACGTGTGGCAAATTGTGGCACAAGCtacggagacagaacgaccTGACTCTGGCTTCTGGGAATCCTGA
- a CDS encoding hypothetical protein (encoded by transcript TGME49_263110): MQSPCGGVMAVQLAALPSLGQLGRRRKLSFSRQKLPFFSQVKDARSSSRQDPHPAQNPRLSSLSVFPCSVSRPHSSRLLPQPSACRLSVSFFSSSVSPSSSASFASLRFFFSTAVPRVSAQSTVPLSSRFSRPFFCSSSFSLSPSRPFFHPIHVRGFCGRTSLLGPLRSLVSPRQPLASSPLCSLPSSSLSPALPSSFLSAAPSLLTFCRTKMVKSASYRRPSRASPTGQARKPHVGVRRLAAEYVWPGVVLVKQRKVIAFNVETKRRNRHFKLYPGENVKVSKVTNLVALCHGRVKFTHDVSRDVLVVNVLPERREELLREDLWRYRTEHVRSMEENRHICFLRRKAVRMFGKELVNPPTKPPLRPFYFTKYDSWENPALPDVPQLDDDM, encoded by the coding sequence atgcagtctcctTGCGGCGGCGTGATGGCGGTGCAGCTGGCTGCGTTGCCGTCGCTCGGGCAACTGGGTCGGCGCAGGAagctgtctttctctcgacagaAACTGCCATTTTTTTCTCAGGTGAAAGACGCtcggtcttcctctcgccagGACCCTCACCCTGCTCAGAATCcacgtctctcttctctttctgtcttcccttGCTCCGTCTCCAGACCTCATTCTTCTCGACTCCTGCCGCAGCCTTCTGCTTGTCGCCTCtcggtttctttcttttcgtcttcggtgtctccatcctcttctgcttctttcgcgtctttgcgtttcttcttctccactgctgtgccgcgcgtctctgccCAGTCGACTgtgcctctgtcttcgcgtttctcgcgtcctttcttctgctcctcttccttctccctgtctccttcccgtCCTTTCTTCCATCCCATTCATGTTCGCGGCTTCTGCGGTAGGACCTCTCTTCTGggtcctcttcgttctctcgtttctccgcgtcaacctcttgcctcttctcccctctgttctcttccgtcatcttctctttcgcctgctcttccctcgtcttttctctcggctgcGCCGTCGCTGTTGACGTTTTGCCGCACCAAGATGGTGAAGTCGGCGTCGTACCGTCGGCCGAGTCGCGCGTCTCCGACCGGTCAGGCGCGGAAGCCGCATGTTGGGGTCCGGCGCCTGGCTGCGGAGTATGTATGGCCAGGCGTAGTGCTGGTCAAGCAGCGCAAAGTCATTGCCTTCAACGTCGAGACCaagcggagaaacagacattTCAAGTTGTATCCTGGAGAGAACGTAAAAGTCTCCAAAGTGACGAATCTGGTCGCGCTGTGTCATGGCCGCGTAAAGTTCACCCACGACGTTTCTCGAGACGTCCTCGTCGTCAACGTATTGcccgaaagaagagaagagctgcTCCGCGAGGACCTCTGGCGGTACCGGACGGAACATGTACGGTCGATGGAGGAGAACAGACACATTTGTTTTCTGCGGCGAAAAGCGGTGCGCATGTTCGGCAAGGAACTCGTGAATCCGCCGACCAAGCCGCCGCTCCGGCCTTTCTACTTCACCAAGTACGACTCCTGGGAGAATCCTGCACTTCCAGATGTCCCCCAACTCGACGACGACATGtaa
- a CDS encoding hypothetical protein (encoded by transcript TGME49_263100~Predicted trans-membrane domain (TMHMM2.0):480-503:509-532:544-567:578-601:629-652) encodes MKPDTITLGVADEEDIRHRDEKTAESKFNEKQEDVIRFQRQAAEFEKLEQVARQRLLTQLAEKEKDLDAKAQDAAVRDKERQDHLNKTLRAAEYKLQAALSVRKGELKTTYGSLGVDRAYTRFATEQKPPEKKAFIGKKYKVDWVRAPQPLRLRVDVCRAVKDKLPQGQYVIMASVWNRLGGHRLQWSSLQNLEDHEQDTKKKSVLRQVTDLLDDSKRKAKEVSGVISTSSAVTAPVAHSGLWYTDILRFDQTIYLACPPEKDITPSMCLILELYYLRGSISPVDKVVAWGAFPLVDSDFKLISGCFKVPLLRGHVDPSVNTYAQYEKLYREDIQPWIGNLYFRCDRLPKYSAGQLEFEVLLNYTGNLLGVKRRQQRPELTTGELRDNAERTVDELRQALNEPHEVLPDTEDAVMKDGVRAVKTSGMTGNGYRPLTDAADFDEFHYSVTSGHTLVRKNELSRKAKYISNELFGDFVVSTDVRELGLCSFAAILFLLAFWVRIFIHYFGQWLLLSAFRVPVYQLDVSFVIVYVRYVQDLLTADKEVAVVLAGPLTAYFVFLLMSFLLALSQHSFGRLPSLVYRFVPAYGLAVILAPEVNFAIDVIAGHSSGDAFKLYHLYQLREGNGIVGIIFTFLLYAAFTAVALLTFYFYVTQIHRSGRVRDMHRRLTADELDFFIPLDSEVSARYLKWVCFTAAQFRGAEGETRTTQVTEFLVDRDEQAFVKSLAQIGDVSEGRLEEGPDLGFRSEEQKCRRFFRSRRTDATTYICIHTIHPSHGTRTLYRHFMRYPDGAICELNPKEPAKLLAEQKAPGTVTQLLYDAADGRVESTKEVLLQPWLAENFGDLPPLLFTENSKATETRHSNYALAPPQNNSSSSSSSSSSSSSSSSSSSSSSSSSSSSSSSSSSSSSSSSSSSACQVEGGFGVDVCASSLPSLTRENSRRRESGLSVQTPGSEEKTEGESKESPEEEAETQREEGRSEPSERGSEMNFADGGSRQDSTQTSRFNLYDS; translated from the exons ATGAAACCGGACACGATTACGCTAGGAGTCGCAGATGAGGAAGACATCCGTCACCGAGACGAAAAAACCGCAGAAAGTAAATTCAATgagaaacaagaagacgTGATTCGCTTCCAACGACAGGCAGCAGAATTTGAAAAGCTGGAGCAAGTGGCTCGACAGAGGCTCCTTACTCAACTTgctgagaaagaaaaggaccTGGACGCCAAGGCCCAAGACGCAGCCGTCCGCGACAAAGAGAGGCAG GATCACCTCAACAAGACACTCCGAGCAGCAGAGTACAAACTCCAGGCAGCTTTGAGCGTTCGAAAAGGAGAGCTGAAAACAACCTACGGTTCTCTGGGCGTCGACAGGGCCTATACACGCTTCGCGACGGAGCAGAAACCCCCGGAAAAGAAAGCTTTCATcg GAAAGAAGTACAAGGTCGACTGGGTCCGCGCGCCTcagcctctccgtcttcgagTTGATGTTTGTCGAGCTGTCAAAGACAAACTTCCTCAGGGGCAATACGTCATCATGGCTTCCGTGTGGAACAGACTCG GCGGGCACCGACTCCAGTggtcgtctctgcagaaccTTGAAGACCACGAGcaagacacgaagaagaaatctgTTCTGAGACAAGTCACAGATCTCCTCGACGACAGCAAGCGAAAAGCCAAGGAAGTTTCAGGCGTCATCAGCACCTCCAGTGCAGTCACAGCCCCCGTTGCACACTCGGGGCTTTGGTACACGGACATTCTTCG GTTCGATCAAACAATCTATTTGGCCTGTCCGCCTGAGAAAGACATCACCCCCTCGATGTGTCTCATCCTTGAACTCTACTACCTAAGAGGAAGCATCTCACCAGTCGACAAA GTCGTCGCATGGGGCGCGTTTCCCCTCGTCGACTCAGATTTCAAACTCATTAGCGGATGTTTCAAG GTCCCCCTTCTTCGCGGACATGTCGACCCGTCGGTAAACACGTACGCGCAGTATGAGAAACTTTACAGAGAAGACATCCAGCCGTGGATTGGCAACCTCTACTTCCGCTGCGACCGCCTGCCCAAGTACTCCGCCGGTCAACTCGAGTTCGAGGTACTTCTGAACTACACAGGAAATCTCTTGGgtgtgaagagaagacagcagaggccGGAGCTGACGACTGGCGAGCTTCGGGACAACG CCGAACGAACAGTCGACGAACTCCGACAAGCGCTCAACGAACCTCACGAGGTCTTGCCAG acacagaagacgcagtGATGAAGGACGGGGTGAGGGCCGTGAAGACGAGCGGAATGACAGGCAACGGCTACCGGCCTCTGACCGACGCGGCAGACTTTGACGAATTCCATTATTCCG tcACTTCTGGACACACCTTGGTGCGGAAGAACGAGCTGTCAAGAAAAGCAAAGTACATCTCCAACGAGCTTTTTGGAGACTTTGTAGTTTCGACGGATGTCAGAGAACTGG GGCTTTGCTCGTTTGCGGCCATTCTGTTTTTGCTGGCTTTCTGGGTTCGGATTTTTATTCACTACTTTGGTCAGTGGCTCTTGCTCTCGGCCTTCAGAGTGCCTGTCTACCAACTCGATGTCTCCTTTGTCATCGTCTACGTCAGATATGTTCAG GACCTGTTAACTGCAGACAAAGAAGTCGCTGTCGTTCTCGCCGGACCTCTCACAGCCtacttcgttttccttctgatgagttttcttctcgcgctctctcaaCACAGCTTCGGAAGACTTCCGTCCCTCG TGTACAGGTTTGTGCCTGCGTACGGCCTCGCGGTGATTCTTGCGCCTGAAGTCAATTTCGCCATCGACGTCATCGCCGGGCACTCCTCTGGAGACGCGTTCAAACTTTACCATCTGTACCAACTTCGAGAGGGGAACGGAATTGTCGGCATCATCTTCACGTTCCTCCTCTACGCGGCCTTCACTGCTGTTGCTCTCTTG ACGTTCTACTTCTACGTCACTCAAATCCATAGAAGCGGAAGAGTGCGAGACATGCATCGCAGACTGACTGCGGATGAACTGGACTTCTTCATCCCGCTCGACAGCGAAGTTTCTGCGAGATATCTCAAGTGGGTGTGTTTCACCGCGGCGCAGTTTCgaggagcagagggagagacgcggacaACTCAAGTCACAGAGTTTCTCG tggacagagacgaacaggCGTTTGTCAAGAGTCTGGCGCAGATCGGCGACGTTTCGGAGGGGAGACTGGAAGAAGGACCGGACCTCGGCTTTCGCTCTGAAGAGCAGAAATGCCGACGCTTCTTCCGGTCAAGAAGAACGGACGCAACGACCTACATTTGCATCCATACGATCCACCCGAGTCACGGCACTCGCACGCTGTACAGACATTTCATGCG gtATCCGGACGGAGCGATTTGCGAACTGAATCCAAAGGAACCGGCAAAACTTCTCGCGGAACAGAAGGCGCCCGGCACTGTCACTCAACTTTTGTACGACGCCGCCGATGGCCGTGTTGAAAGTACCAAAGAAGTCCTTTTGCAGCCGTGGCTTGCGGAGAACTTTGGGGatctgccgcctctcctcttcaccgAAAATTCAAAAGCGACCGAAACTCGCCACTCAAACTACGCCCTCGCTCCCCCCCAAAATAATTCTTcatcatcttcctcttcatcctcATCATCTTCATCTTCATCCtcatcatcttcttcctcttcatcatcctcatcatcttcttcctcttcatcatCCTCATcatcttcatcttcctcctcttcttctgcttgccAGGTCGAGGGGGGTTTCGGCGTCGACGTTTGcgcgtcttcgctgccttcccTTACTCGGGAGAATtcacggagaagagagagtgggctgtctgtgcagacacccggaagcgaagagaaaaccgagggagagagcaaagagtctccggaagaagaggcggaaacgcagagagaggaaggaagaagcgaacctagcgaacgaggaagcgagatGAATTTTGCGGACGGGGGATCGAGACAGGACTCCACACAGACGTCGAGGTTTAACTTGTATGACTCCTAG
- a CDS encoding 14-3-3 protein (encoded by transcript TGME49_263090), which translates to MVSTDIAFSSAKKSTRRPLLVFHRPARDFFVFLRFPSFFSGHFPSFPLLLSCVPVSTMAEEIKNLRDEYVYKAKLAEQAERYDEMAEAMKNLVENCLDEQQPKDELSVEERNLLSVAYKNAVGARRASWRIISSVEQKELSKQHMQNKALAAEYRQKVEEELNKICHDILQLLTDKLIPKTSDSESKVFYYKMKGDYYRYISEFSGEEGKKQAADQAQESYQKATETAEAELPSTHPIRLGLALNYSVFFYEILNLPQQACEMAKRAFDDAITEFDNVSEDSYKDSTLIMQLLRDNLTLWTSDLQADQQQQEGGEKPAEQADQ; encoded by the exons ATGGTGAGCACGGATATAGCATTTTCCTCAGCAAAAAAGTCCACACGTCGCCCACTCCTTGTCTTTCACCGTCCCGCGCGTGacttttttgtttttctgcgtttcccttcttttttctcggggCATTTTccgtcctttcctcttcttttgtcCTGCGTACCTGTATCCACGATGGCGGAGGAAATCAAGAATCTGCGCGATGAATACGTTTACAAGGCGAAGCTTGCGGAGCAAGCGGAGCGCTATGACG AGATGGCCGAGGCCATGAAGAACTTGGTGGAGAACTGCCTCGATGAGCAGCAGCCCAAGGACGAGCTGTCTGTCGAGGAACGTAACCTCCTTTCCGTTGCTTACAAGAATGCGGTCGGCGCTCGCAGAGCCAGCTGGCGCATCATCTCCTCTGTTGAGCAGAAGGAGCTCAGCAAACAGCACATGCAGAACAAGGCCCTTGCTGCGGAGTACCGGCAAAAGGTTGAGGAGGAGTTGAACAAGATTTGCCACGAcattcttcagcttctcacCGACAAGCTGATTCCAAAGACATCG GACAGCGAGAGTAAGGTGTTCTACTACAAGATGAAGGGAGACTACTACCGCTACATCTCGGAGTTCAGTGGcgaggagggaaagaagcAGGCGGCTGACCAGGCACAGGAGTCGTaccagaaggcgacggaaaCCGCGGAGGCTGAACTCCCCTCAACTCACCCTATTCGTCTCGGCCTTGCCTTGAACtactctgtcttcttctacGAGATCCTCAACTTGCCGCAGCAGGCCTGCGAGATGGCAAAGAGAGCCTTTGATGATGCGATCACTGAGTTTGACAAT GTCAGCGAGGACTCGTACAAGGACAGCACTCTCATCATGCAGCTTCTGCGTGACAATTTGACTCTGTGGACCTCGGATCTGCAAGCGGACCAGCAACAGCAAGAAGGTGGCGAGAAGCCCGCAGAACAAGCTGATCAGTAA